The following coding sequences lie in one Arachis hypogaea cultivar Tifrunner chromosome 9, arahy.Tifrunner.gnm2.J5K5, whole genome shotgun sequence genomic window:
- the LOC112712719 gene encoding receptor-like protein 4, translating to MTPLNCTLLFFFFFTCIITTSSSPPPPQPYNYGYSIHINCGSSTNATDPYNTTWLSDRYFSGGTDSLISEPLRFHLPSEKTLRFFPPSSYGKKNCYSLPSVSSSRFLLRTFTLYDNYDAKSRPPSFDVSLSSTILFSWRSPWPASTASDGAYADLLAFSTAAHNFSVGEATIDLCFYGYATDAPVVSSVELFEIDPASYDAASTGKDVVLVNYGRVSCGSDEHWGPGFTADEDRFGRSWQPDSAFRILPDKESEARVVFTQNDVSGADLSPNYFPMKVYQSAVTAEGNLEYEFTVDAKMDYMVWLHFAEIDSSVRKEGERVVDVFINERNVSRVDIYKEVGRFAAFDWHYTVKNLSDSSLRVKLVAAVGVPIISGIENYALVPIDPSTLPQQASAMKALKESLRVPGRMGWNGDPCAPTSWDAWEGVTCRMNKDKTSLVISAIDLASQGLKGYISDKISLLSDLVSLNLSSNSLEGEIPSGLAQKSLIKLDLSNNQLIGSIPDSLASSSLQLVLLNDNLLEGRVPDQLISVGVHGGAIDLSGNKGLCGAPSLPSCPMFWNHGRLSSRGKIAISLSCVFVLLVLLLLVYIYIRRKRNDYDFGLPHELMSLAAKRNRYVRQKSLMLLELESQHAKGLPSPFTPQ from the exons ATGACGCCGTTAAACTGCacccttctctttttcttcttcttcacctgcATTATCACAACTTCATCGTCGCCGCCGCCACCACAACCATACAACTACG GTTACTCCATCCACATAAACTGCGGCTCCTCCACCAACGCCACCGATCCCTACAACACTACATGGCTCTCCGACCGCTACTTCTCCGGTGGCACTGACTCCCTCATCTCCGAGCCTCTCCGATTCCACCTCCCTTCCGAGAAGACTCTCCGCTTCTTTCCTCCTTCCTCCTACGGCAAGAAGAATTGCTACTCCCTCCCCTCCGTCTCATCCTCCCGCTTCCTCCTCCGCACCTTCACTCTTTACGACAACTACGACGCCAAGTCCCGCCCTCCTTCCTTCGACGTCTCTCTCTCCTCCACCATCCTCTTCAGCTGGCGCTCCCCATGGCCAGCCTCCACTGCCTCTGATGGCGCCTATGCCGATCTACTTGCATTCTCCACCGCCGCCCATAATTTCTCCGTCGGAGAAGCCACTATTGACCTCTGCTTCTACGGCTACGCGACAGACGCACCGGTAGTTTCCTCTGTCGAGCTCTTCGAGATCGATCCTGCTTCATACGACGCCGCTTCCACCGGAAAAGACGTTGTGCTGGTCAACTACGGCCGCGTCTCCTGCGGCTCCGACGAGCACTGGGGACCGGGATTTACCGCCGACGAAGACCGTTTCGGGAGGTCGTGGCAACCGGACTCCGCGTTCCGGATCTTGCCGGATAAGGAATCCGAGGCGCGCGTGGTGTTCACGCAGAACGACGTCAGTGGCGCTGATTTGAGCCCTAATTACTTCCCGATGAAAGTGTACCAGTCGGCGGTGACGGCGGAGGGCAATTTAGAGTACGAATTTACTGTGGACGCGAAGATGGACTACATGGTGTGGCTGCACTTTGCAGAGATCGATTCGAGCGTGAGGAAGGAAGGGGAGAGGGTCGTCGATGTGTTCATCAATGAGAGGAACGTGAGCAGGGTTGATATATACAAGGAGGTTGGAAGGTTCGCGGCGTTTGATTGGCACTACACTGTGAAGAATTTGAGTGACAGTTCTTTGAGGGTGAAGCTTGTGGCGGCTGTTGGTGTTCCTATCATCAGTGGCATTGAGAATTACGCATTGGTCCCCATTGATCCTTCCACTCTTCCTCAACAAG CGAGTGCGATGAAAGCATTGAAAGAGTCGCTTCGAGTTCCGGGCAGAATGGGTTGGAATGGTGACCCTTGTGCTCCTACTTCTTGGGATGCTTGGGAGGGAGTCACCTGCCGGATGAATAAGGACAAAACATCTCTCGTCATAAGTGCGAT AGATCTCGCCAGTCAAGGCTTGAAAGGATACATAAGCGACAAAATTAGTCTTTTGTCTGACTTGGTAAGCCT GAACCTCAGTTCTAACTCGTTGGAGGGTGAAATACCTTCTGGACTTGCCCAAAAATCCCTGATAAAGCT TGATTTATCCAACAATCAGTTGATAGGCTCCATACCAGATAGTTTAGCATCTTCAAGTTTGCAGCTTGT GCTATTAAACGATAATTTATTGGAAGGACGAGTGCCAGATCAACTTATTTCAGTTGGTGTGCATGGCGGAGCTATTGA TCTCTCTGGGAACAAAGGGCTGTGCGGTGCACCATCTCTGCCTTCATGTCCTATGTTTTGGAATCATGGAAGATTATCTTCTCGTGGTAAAATTGCAATAAGCTTGTCCTGTGTTTTTGTTTTGCTCGTGTTACTGCTGCTGGTATATATCTACATCAGGAGAAAAAGAAATGACTATGACTTTGGCCTGCCCCACGAATTAATGT CATTAGCAGCCAAGAGAAACCGATACGTGAGGCAGAAATCATTGatgcttcttgagcttgaaagtcAACATGCCAAGGGATTACCTTCACCTTTTACTCCACAATAA